A region from the Triticum urartu cultivar G1812 chromosome 1, Tu2.1, whole genome shotgun sequence genome encodes:
- the LOC125535682 gene encoding protein GL2-INTERACTING REPRESSOR 2-like produces the protein MSRNNGKGPKLDLRLSFSRSRGGGGGGGGGGGPSAAPPGGSNSPRRMSSSSSSSASPPSSCVSSEGSPEAGGGSGGSAMILAGCPRCMMYVMLSREDPKCPKCQSTVLLDFNDVGADHRNPGFGSGKVGKGKRG, from the coding sequence ATGAGCAGGAACAATGGCAAGGGGCCGAAGCTGGACCTGAGGCTGAGCTTCTCGCGGtcacgcggcggcggcggcggcggcggcggcggagggggTCCATCGGCTGCGCCGCCGGGAGGCAGCAACTCGCCGAGGAGGATGTCTTCGTCGTCTTCTTCCTCGGCATCCCCGCCGAGCTCGTGCGTGTCGTCGGAGGGGAGCCCGGAGGCTGGCGGGGGCAGTGGTGGCTCGGCGATGATCCTCGCGGGCTGCCCCCGGTGCATGATGTACGTGATGCTGTCGCGGGAGGACCCCAAGTGCCCCAAGTGCCAGAGCACAGTGCTCCTCGACTTCAACGACGTGGGCGCCGACCACCGCAACCCAGGGTTCGGCTCCGGCAAGGTCGGCAAGGGCAAGCGCGGCTGA